From the Butyrivibrio fibrisolvens genome, one window contains:
- a CDS encoding carbohydrate ABC transporter permease — MSTVKAQLKKKSEFARYSGADKSLLITGYALLALFLVAIILPIIYIIVASFMDPITLQNKGITFEFDKWTLTAYERVLSNNQIWVGFKNAVIYSVLFSALSVFITLLAAYPMSRPDFVGKKFFNTIFIITMFFGGGLIPTYLLISDLGLLDTMWAVILPGSFNVWNMIVARTYFQNVPAELREAAEVDGASDLTYFFKILLPVCVPIIATLALWQFVGMWNSYFDAMIYINDASKQPLQLVLRSILIQNQPESGMISDMQSTAARAQLAELLKYSTIIVSSLPLIVMYPFFQKYFENGIMAGAVKG, encoded by the coding sequence ATGAGCACAGTAAAAGCACAGCTTAAAAAGAAAAGCGAATTTGCAAGATATTCAGGTGCAGATAAGTCTTTACTTATAACAGGATATGCCCTGCTTGCACTTTTCCTTGTAGCGATAATCCTTCCTATCATATACATAATCGTAGCATCCTTTATGGATCCTATAACCCTTCAGAATAAGGGTATAACCTTTGAATTCGACAAGTGGACTCTGACAGCATATGAAAGAGTATTGAGCAATAACCAGATCTGGGTAGGTTTTAAGAATGCAGTTATTTATTCTGTACTGTTTTCAGCACTGTCTGTATTCATAACACTGCTTGCGGCATATCCTATGTCAAGACCTGATTTTGTGGGAAAAAAGTTCTTCAATACTATTTTCATCATAACTATGTTTTTTGGTGGAGGTCTTATTCCTACATACCTTCTTATAAGTGATCTTGGACTTCTTGATACTATGTGGGCCGTTATACTTCCCGGATCATTCAATGTATGGAACATGATAGTAGCAAGAACATATTTCCAGAACGTGCCTGCAGAACTTAGAGAGGCTGCAGAAGTTGATGGAGCATCTGATCTTACATACTTCTTCAAGATACTCCTTCCTGTATGTGTGCCGATCATTGCAACACTTGCCCTTTGGCAGTTTGTAGGAATGTGGAACAGCTATTTCGATGCCATGATCTACATCAATGATGCTTCCAAGCAGCCACTTCAGCTTGTACTTAGATCTATTCTCATTCAGAACCAGCCTGAATCGGGAATGATCTCAGATATGCAGAGTACTGCAGCAAGAGCACAGCTCGCTGAGCTACTTAAGTACTCAACAATTATTGTTTCCAGTCTGCCACTTATTGTCATGTACCCGTTCTTCCAGAAGTATTTTGAAAACGGAATCATGGCAGGTGCAGTAAAAGGATAA
- a CDS encoding leucine-rich repeat domain-containing protein → MERYKLIKKIKEIKIYIISTIIIACAIAVIGFFSKAFWGSIYIHDYYSEYSYVIDHGEVHLLYYWGNDENVDIPSHILFFPVVDLCSRKYICMYPEEENMARGFELNQSLRFVSIPSTIIEIGDGAFRGCKNIEKVTFGGNEKIIGTAFQNCSSLTEVLVPESVETINPYAFYECTALSDVVIGDKVNYIGYNAFYRTPWLENYPDDFVIVGDNNLICYKGDETDIIIPDGVKRISGVFIRGKNVESVYVPDTVTFIEFAAFNNRDIAITIQFGDEDIEFSGDPCDTECVIVAPYGSSAQKMAEIYGHKYIEIE, encoded by the coding sequence ATGGAGAGGTATAAGTTGATAAAAAAAATTAAAGAAATAAAAATATATATTATTAGTACAATTATTATAGCATGTGCAATAGCAGTTATTGGATTCTTTAGTAAAGCTTTTTGGGGGTCAATTTACATACATGATTATTATTCTGAGTATAGCTATGTGATAGATCATGGAGAAGTACATCTTCTTTATTATTGGGGAAATGATGAAAATGTAGATATTCCATCCCATATACTCTTTTTCCCTGTTGTGGATCTGTGTAGTAGAAAATATATATGCATGTATCCGGAAGAAGAAAATATGGCTCGTGGATTTGAACTAAATCAAAGTTTACGATTCGTCAGTATTCCAAGCACAATAATAGAAATAGGTGATGGGGCATTTAGGGGGTGTAAAAACATTGAAAAAGTAACTTTTGGCGGAAATGAAAAAATAATTGGAACTGCTTTTCAAAATTGTAGCTCATTGACTGAAGTTTTGGTTCCTGAAAGTGTAGAAACAATTAATCCATATGCTTTTTATGAATGTACAGCGCTTTCTGATGTAGTGATTGGCGATAAAGTAAATTATATAGGATATAATGCTTTTTATCGCACTCCGTGGTTAGAAAACTATCCTGATGATTTTGTAATCGTAGGAGATAATAATCTTATATGCTATAAAGGTGATGAAACTGACATAATCATACCTGATGGAGTAAAGAGAATTAGTGGAGTGTTTATAAGAGGGAAAAATGTAGAATCGGTATATGTTCCTGATACAGTCACTTTTATAGAGTTTGCTGCATTTAATAATAGAGATATTGCAATTACTATACAATTTGGAGATGAAGATATAGAGTTTTCAGGTGATCCATGTGATACTGAGTGTGTTATAGTAGCGCCATATGGTTCTTCTGCACAGAAAATGGCTGAAATTTATGGTCATAAATATATTGAGATTGAATAA
- a CDS encoding DUF1622 domain-containing protein, giving the protein MGTVIEVADNYLYYIVELCTIIMELFGVIILVFTAIKSFIEWLKKDENIRLHLAQGIALALEFKLGGEVLRTVVVREWSELGILGAIILLRGVLTFLIHWEIKNEKNEIAQNEK; this is encoded by the coding sequence ATGGGGACAGTTATAGAAGTTGCTGACAATTATCTATACTATATTGTAGAACTGTGCACTATCATAATGGAGCTATTCGGTGTCATAATTCTTGTCTTTACAGCCATAAAGAGCTTCATAGAATGGCTCAAAAAAGATGAGAACATAAGACTCCACCTTGCTCAGGGCATTGCTCTTGCTCTTGAATTCAAGCTTGGCGGAGAGGTTCTTAGAACTGTTGTCGTAAGAGAGTGGTCTGAGCTTGGAATCCTTGGCGCGATCATACTCCTTAGAGGCGTACTCACATTCCTGATCCACTGGGAGATCAAGAATGAGAAGAATGAGATCGCTCAGAATGAAAAATAG
- a CDS encoding LacI family DNA-binding transcriptional regulator, translating to MNKKRNIPTIKDVAKEAGVSLGTVSKVINGKPTGEEYVKKVNAAIKKLDYHVNSYAQGLKASKTYTVAVLLPNTYTPFFGDLAHYINIELQKRNYRMLLSCSDYDRSHEQDYIDMVLQNKVDGIIALTYNPNLQIPDDVPFVSIDRIIAPNIPCVASDNFAGGHLAAEILASKGCKKLAFLRKGSNLDNEPNKRRGGFENGCMLKGLEYEMKIIDDADSDEEFLKFLKSHIHNGKLDFDGMFCVTDAIVYDVVKFLKGLDIRVPEDVQIIGFDGVRIHGNKDYTCSSIAQPTDKIAEMCVELLLQDSMSIKPPLVCLPVSFVEGGTTK from the coding sequence ATGAACAAAAAGAGAAATATACCTACTATAAAAGATGTCGCCAAAGAAGCCGGTGTATCACTTGGAACAGTATCCAAGGTCATAAACGGTAAGCCAACAGGTGAAGAATATGTAAAGAAAGTCAATGCAGCCATCAAAAAGCTCGACTATCATGTAAACAGTTATGCGCAAGGGCTTAAGGCCAGCAAGACTTATACGGTTGCGGTCCTTCTTCCAAACACCTATACTCCATTTTTCGGTGACCTTGCTCACTATATTAATATCGAACTTCAAAAGCGTAATTACAGGATGCTTCTAAGCTGTTCTGACTATGACAGAAGCCATGAACAGGACTATATAGACATGGTCCTTCAGAATAAGGTTGACGGGATCATAGCACTTACTTATAATCCGAATCTCCAGATTCCGGATGATGTTCCTTTTGTATCTATCGATAGAATCATAGCTCCAAACATCCCATGCGTAGCCAGTGACAACTTCGCCGGTGGTCACCTTGCTGCCGAAATACTTGCAAGTAAAGGGTGCAAAAAGCTGGCCTTCCTTCGAAAGGGATCAAATCTTGATAATGAGCCCAATAAAAGAAGGGGCGGTTTTGAAAACGGCTGTATGTTAAAGGGGCTTGAATATGAAATGAAGATAATAGACGATGCAGACAGTGACGAGGAATTCCTCAAATTCTTAAAGAGTCATATTCATAATGGTAAGCTTGATTTTGATGGTATGTTCTGCGTTACAGATGCTATAGTTTATGATGTTGTTAAATTCCTAAAGGGGCTTGATATCAGGGTTCCGGAAGATGTACAGATCATTGGTTTTGACGGTGTCAGGATTCATGGCAACAAAGACTATACCTGCTCTTCTATAGCTCAGCCCACTGACAAGATCGCAGAGATGTGCGTAGAACTGCTATTACAGGATAGCATGAGCATCAAGCCTCCGCTTGTATGCCTCCCTGTAAGCTTCGTTGAGGGCGGCACCACCAAATAA
- a CDS encoding WG repeat-containing protein, whose product MNYYMGFLGFGADILLYPFKIGVCYYVYLQIKHKGNENHAIISSVIKYIMIADALELFVSVTAVETKGLVFAILLLLFCLKAYLDYYLFLILCKSEPAKKMWTILNSSIVIFVALVSITNRIMYVVYILLLIRFLMANSIVKRTEGSIPFIKKNAVIVKLSNVSVSHKSRYYIWGAVGILAVCFLCLRYSKATGKYELVSDDGSIVVHSAMDYFVEDNYGIDRFCITNRMPDWTGFSRYWWGFIDEQSGNVTQAQYSNAPCFDESGIAWDYDGHFIDTKGNVVIDVSSLVMNRRAPRTTIINDFLDVAWESEDFLRVFKWISIRTFHKDVNPSYGHDHFYVEWQGQSVYEGNVMNLENVWGLGHYDKDIYFINNVAAFYSEKDGAYGLINDKGEVIIKPSIYRIDISKKAELIYVTLKGKGYLNIVNYDGVFLLDRTKDWYLKEYDDDTRTAWYTHDFSADGDVVISYDGQVIEE is encoded by the coding sequence ATGAATTATTATATGGGATTCTTAGGATTTGGCGCAGATATATTGCTATATCCTTTTAAGATTGGTGTTTGCTATTATGTGTACTTGCAGATAAAACACAAAGGTAATGAAAATCACGCAATTATTTCGTCTGTGATCAAATATATAATGATAGCGGATGCTTTAGAACTATTTGTTTCAGTCACGGCAGTGGAAACAAAGGGGCTGGTATTTGCTATATTGTTATTACTGTTTTGTTTAAAAGCATATCTTGATTATTACCTGTTTCTCATATTATGCAAGTCAGAACCAGCTAAGAAGATGTGGACAATTCTTAACTCAAGTATTGTGATTTTTGTTGCGCTTGTTTCAATAACTAACCGGATAATGTATGTAGTGTATATCCTTTTGCTCATCAGATTTTTGATGGCTAATAGCATCGTCAAAAGGACCGAAGGAAGTATTCCTTTTATAAAGAAAAATGCTGTAATAGTAAAACTGAGCAATGTTAGTGTTAGCCATAAATCTCGGTATTATATTTGGGGAGCAGTTGGAATACTAGCTGTATGCTTTTTGTGTCTTAGATATAGCAAGGCTACCGGCAAATATGAATTAGTATCTGATGATGGATCAATAGTAGTACATTCAGCAATGGATTATTTTGTCGAGGATAATTATGGGATAGACAGATTCTGTATTACGAACAGGATGCCGGATTGGACAGGGTTTTCAAGATACTGGTGGGGATTTATCGATGAACAATCTGGTAATGTTACGCAGGCACAGTATAGTAATGCTCCTTGTTTTGATGAATCAGGAATTGCATGGGATTATGATGGACATTTCATTGATACCAAGGGAAATGTAGTAATAGATGTATCTTCTTTAGTAATGAACAGAAGAGCGCCAAGAACCACTATAATAAATGACTTTTTGGATGTTGCATGGGAAAGCGAAGATTTTCTTCGTGTATTTAAGTGGATTAGTATTAGGACATTTCACAAAGATGTAAATCCAAGCTATGGTCATGATCATTTCTATGTTGAGTGGCAAGGGCAATCAGTATATGAAGGTAATGTCATGAATTTGGAGAATGTTTGGGGATTGGGACATTATGATAAAGACATTTATTTCATTAATAATGTTGCAGCTTTTTACTCAGAGAAAGATGGCGCTTATGGCCTAATCAATGACAAAGGGGAAGTTATAATAAAACCATCAATATATCGTATAGATATATCTAAAAAAGCAGAATTAATATATGTGACATTGAAAGGAAAGGGTTATCTAAACATTGTTAATTATGATGGGGTATTTTTATTGGATAGAACAAAAGATTGGTATTTAAAAGAGTATGATGATGATACACGCACTGCCTGGTATACACATGATTTTTCTGCTGATGGAGATGTTGTTATAAGCTATGATGGTCAAGTAATTGAGGAATGA
- a CDS encoding ABC transporter permease → MKEKVAVDFRSKLNYIKRHWQLYVFFMMPAFVLTIIFKYVPMGGIMIAFTEYNPFRGIWGSEWVGFAHFNRFLSSPDFMTYLINTLKLSVYGLLWGFPVPIILALLLNRITSVRMKKNIQLVLYMPNFVSVIVLCGIVRILLSVTGPVNLFFHSSINFMTMPEAFRTIYIASGIWQGAGWASIMYTAALSNASQDLREAAKIDGANILQQIKVVEWPAIKDIVLIQFIMSVGNIMSIGFEKAYALQTDLNLASSEIISTYVYKKGLLDGDYGFSTAVGLFNTVINIILLISMNQVVKKMNEGRGI, encoded by the coding sequence ATGAAAGAAAAAGTAGCAGTTGATTTTCGTAGCAAGCTAAACTATATAAAGCGCCATTGGCAGTTATATGTATTTTTTATGATGCCGGCCTTTGTACTGACTATCATCTTCAAATATGTTCCTATGGGCGGAATCATGATTGCCTTTACGGAATATAACCCATTTAGAGGTATATGGGGAAGTGAGTGGGTTGGATTTGCTCATTTTAACAGATTCTTATCATCTCCCGATTTTATGACATATCTGATCAATACATTAAAACTTAGTGTGTATGGACTTTTATGGGGATTCCCGGTTCCTATTATACTTGCACTTCTTCTTAACAGGATCACAAGTGTCAGGATGAAGAAGAACATACAGCTTGTTCTGTATATGCCTAACTTCGTATCAGTTATCGTACTGTGCGGTATCGTTCGTATCCTTCTGTCAGTAACAGGTCCTGTGAATCTGTTCTTCCATTCAAGCATCAACTTCATGACTATGCCTGAAGCGTTCAGAACCATCTATATAGCAAGTGGTATCTGGCAGGGAGCAGGATGGGCATCCATCATGTACACAGCAGCACTTTCCAATGCAAGTCAGGATCTTAGAGAGGCTGCCAAGATAGATGGTGCCAATATCCTTCAGCAGATCAAGGTTGTTGAGTGGCCTGCTATTAAAGATATCGTTCTTATCCAGTTCATCATGAGCGTTGGTAATATCATGAGTATCGGATTTGAAAAGGCTTATGCTCTTCAGACTGATCTTAACCTTGCTTCATCTGAGATTATTTCTACATATGTATATAAGAAAGGTCTTCTTGACGGAGATTATGGTTTTTCTACTGCAGTAGGTCTTTTCAATACTGTAATAAATATTATTCTTCTTATTTCAATGAATCAGGTTGTTAAGAAGATGAATGAAGGAAGGGGAATCTAA